Proteins encoded by one window of Moorella humiferrea:
- a CDS encoding response regulator transcription factor: MEYNGKIRIVIADDHSVVRAGLRYLINAESDMQVVGEAGDGDEALKLTRELRPDILLLDISMPFCNGFTVVERIAAEMPLVKVLVLSMHEDCEYVEKALAAGAAGYIIKRAADNDLITAIRVVSQGGVFIHPLVARFLVDALQKGAKGKGHPDKNSEKRNTHLTSRETEVLRLVALGYTNQEIAEALGLSVKTVESHKGNISRKLNLTSRAELVRYALQQGLIPRD, translated from the coding sequence ATGGAGTATAACGGGAAAATCAGGATTGTCATCGCCGATGATCACAGCGTCGTTAGGGCCGGGCTGCGTTATTTAATCAATGCTGAATCCGATATGCAGGTGGTAGGTGAGGCCGGTGATGGGGATGAGGCCCTCAAATTAACCCGGGAATTGCGGCCCGATATCCTGCTCCTGGATATTAGTATGCCCTTCTGCAACGGGTTTACGGTGGTAGAACGGATTGCGGCCGAGATGCCACTGGTAAAGGTTTTGGTCCTCTCCATGCACGAAGATTGCGAGTATGTTGAGAAGGCCCTGGCCGCGGGAGCGGCGGGTTATATAATTAAGAGGGCTGCTGATAATGACCTGATCACCGCCATCAGGGTGGTTTCCCAGGGGGGTGTGTTTATCCATCCTCTGGTAGCCAGGTTTTTAGTTGATGCCCTGCAGAAGGGGGCTAAGGGTAAGGGGCATCCGGATAAGAATAGTGAAAAAAGGAATACCCATTTAACTTCGCGGGAGACGGAGGTATTGCGCCTGGTGGCACTGGGTTATACCAATCAAGAGATCGCCGAAGCCCTGGGCCTCAGTGTCAAAACAGTGGAAAGCCACAAGGGGAATATTAGCCGGAAGTTGAATTTAACCAGCCGGGCGGAGCTGGTCCGCTATGCCCTCCAGCAGGGATTGATACCCCGGGATTAA
- a CDS encoding pseudouridine synthase, giving the protein MAPVKRQRVDKILAHMGYGTRKEIKRLIKEERVQVNGLPVKDPGLNIIPGEDQLFVDGEYVEYRPYIYIMLNKPRGVVSATEDRTAEVVLNLLPPCYRARRPFPVGRLDKDTEGLLLLTNDGRLAHNLLSPKKHVPKKYYAVVQGTVTREDVEAFRRGVLLEDGYCTLPADLQILRAGLRSEAEVTIYEGKYHQIKRMFAAVSKEVIYLKRIAMGPLVLDETLKPGEYRELTDREVTALRELTGR; this is encoded by the coding sequence ATGGCGCCGGTAAAACGGCAGCGGGTGGATAAAATATTGGCCCACATGGGATATGGAACCCGCAAAGAAATTAAAAGGCTGATTAAAGAAGAAAGGGTACAGGTTAACGGTCTGCCGGTAAAGGACCCGGGGCTCAATATTATACCGGGTGAAGATCAGCTGTTTGTTGATGGCGAATATGTGGAATACCGGCCTTATATTTATATAATGCTCAACAAACCCCGGGGCGTGGTGTCCGCCACGGAGGATAGGACGGCAGAAGTTGTTCTTAATCTGCTGCCGCCCTGTTATCGGGCTCGCCGGCCCTTTCCTGTAGGGCGTCTGGACAAGGATACTGAGGGGTTACTGCTTTTAACCAACGACGGACGCCTGGCCCATAACCTTTTATCTCCTAAAAAGCACGTGCCTAAAAAGTACTACGCGGTGGTGCAGGGGACGGTCACCAGGGAAGATGTGGAAGCCTTTCGCCGGGGGGTGCTCCTTGAAGATGGCTACTGCACCCTGCCCGCCGACTTGCAAATCCTGCGGGCCGGCCTTCGTTCAGAAGCAGAAGTTACCATTTATGAAGGGAAATATCACCAAATTAAACGCATGTTCGCCGCCGTCAGCAAAGAGGTGATTTATCTTAAGCGTATTGCCATGGGACCTCTGGTACTTGATGAAACGTTAAAGCCAGGAGAATATAGAGAGCTGACGGATAGAGAGGTTACTGCCTTGAGAGAATTGACCGGCCGGTGA
- the phnD gene encoding phosphate/phosphite/phosphonate ABC transporter substrate-binding protein: protein MGNSRSKVTLLLVLLLIVLLLSGCSKTDREGIIKLNDLRSDYPGASYNGSPPTGELKRPLRLAAAPVISPEEGYQAYTELARYLEEYLESPVEFITRQTYAEVNLLMNSGDIDIAFVCTYAYVKGQRDFSMELVAASEVGGQAKYASYIIVPKSSPVQDFAGLKGRRFAFSDPMSMSGRLVPLYYIQQMGERPETFFQSYIFTYSHDKSIRAVADGIVDGAAVDSLVYEAFAKKHPEIAAKVKIIQSSDDFASPPVVVRPGLEPALKAKVREAFLQMDKKETGRKILNELGIERFIPINDEAYNPVREIARKVGYP from the coding sequence ATGGGTAACAGCCGCTCGAAGGTAACTTTACTTCTGGTACTGTTGCTCATTGTTTTACTATTGTCAGGATGCAGCAAAACAGACCGTGAGGGCATAATAAAACTCAACGATCTGCGTAGCGATTACCCGGGGGCCAGTTATAACGGCTCACCTCCGACGGGAGAATTAAAACGCCCCCTGCGCTTGGCCGCCGCACCGGTGATTTCTCCGGAAGAGGGCTATCAAGCATATACCGAACTCGCCAGATATTTAGAGGAGTATCTGGAATCCCCGGTGGAGTTTATCACCCGCCAGACCTATGCTGAAGTAAATCTCCTCATGAATTCCGGTGACATCGATATAGCCTTTGTTTGCACCTATGCCTATGTCAAAGGCCAGCGGGATTTCAGCATGGAACTGGTGGCTGCTTCTGAAGTGGGCGGGCAGGCCAAGTATGCCTCTTATATTATAGTCCCTAAATCCAGCCCGGTGCAGGATTTCGCGGGCCTGAAGGGTCGGCGTTTCGCTTTTTCCGATCCCATGTCCATGAGCGGTCGCCTGGTGCCCCTTTATTATATCCAGCAGATGGGTGAGAGACCGGAAACCTTCTTTCAGAGTTATATTTTTACCTACAGCCATGACAAGTCCATCAGGGCGGTGGCCGACGGCATTGTAGATGGAGCTGCCGTTGACAGCCTGGTATATGAGGCCTTTGCCAAAAAGCACCCGGAAATAGCGGCCAAAGTGAAAATCATTCAGAGCTCCGACGATTTTGCTTCCCCGCCCGTGGTGGTGCGCCCGGGCCTGGAACCGGCCCTGAAGGCGAAGGTCCGGGAAGCTTTTTTGCAAATGGATAAGAAAGAAACCGGGCGTAAAATTTTAAACGAACTGGGAATAGAGCGCTTTATACCTATCAACGACGAGGCCTATAACCCGGTAAGGGAAATAGCCCGTAAGGTGGGGTATCCGTGA
- a CDS encoding inorganic phosphate transporter, with protein MLELLIIVVIILALLFDFINGFHDTANAIATSVSTRVLSPNQAIIMAAVLNFFGALTNTEVAHTIGQGIVDPRFINNEIIIAGLLGAIIWNLLTWYIGLPSSSSHALIGGIVGGVIAGNGFAVLNAKGLIEKIFLPLITSPIIGFIVAYIVMEFILILVGKMAPRRVNRYFSFLQILSAAFMAFSHGSNDAQKSMGIITAALVASGILPYFHVPFSVVIACALAMALGTSMGGWRIIKTVGTRIIKLEPIHGFATETSAAMVIIGASLLGKPVSTTHVLSAAIMGVGATKRLSAVRWTVAINIVKAWLLTAPASALVAALVYFLIDKL; from the coding sequence ATGCTTGAGCTGCTGATCATCGTGGTAATTATCCTGGCCCTCCTTTTCGACTTTATCAACGGGTTTCATGATACGGCCAACGCCATCGCCACCTCGGTTTCCACCCGGGTACTGTCGCCCAATCAGGCCATTATCATGGCCGCTGTTCTCAATTTTTTCGGTGCCCTGACTAATACCGAAGTCGCCCATACCATCGGCCAGGGCATTGTCGATCCCCGATTTATCAATAACGAAATTATCATTGCCGGGTTACTGGGAGCCATCATCTGGAATCTCCTGACCTGGTATATTGGTCTGCCTAGCAGCTCTTCCCACGCCTTAATCGGCGGCATCGTCGGCGGGGTCATTGCCGGCAACGGGTTTGCCGTCTTAAACGCCAAGGGCCTTATTGAAAAAATATTTTTACCCCTTATCACTTCGCCGATTATCGGCTTCATCGTCGCTTACATAGTCATGGAGTTTATTTTAATCCTCGTCGGCAAAATGGCCCCTCGCCGGGTCAACAGGTATTTTTCTTTCCTCCAGATTCTTTCGGCGGCTTTTATGGCCTTCAGCCACGGCTCCAACGACGCCCAAAAATCCATGGGTATCATCACCGCCGCCCTGGTGGCGTCGGGGATATTACCCTATTTCCATGTACCCTTTTCCGTAGTCATCGCCTGCGCCCTGGCCATGGCCCTGGGGACCTCCATGGGCGGATGGCGGATTATCAAAACCGTAGGTACGCGCATCATCAAGCTGGAACCCATCCACGGTTTTGCCACAGAAACTTCGGCAGCCATGGTTATTATTGGGGCTTCCCTCTTAGGTAAACCCGTAAGCACCACCCACGTCCTGTCTGCAGCTATCATGGGCGTGGGAGCGACCAAACGCCTCTCAGCCGTAAGGTGGACGGTGGCGATAAATATCGTAAAAGCCTGGTTATTGACGGCCCCTGCCTCCGCCCTCGTTGCTGCCCTGGTGTACTTTTTGATTGACAAGCTGTAG
- the mntA gene encoding type VII toxin-antitoxin system MntA family adenylyltransferase antitoxin — protein sequence MWNTKLPVSTHLKQNGCDIVVRLSRKLEKITLSPKQLKSMADFAGRQGDVLALFLYGSYGTEWQTALSDVDLAILPMPETSWDYKRELELVAEFCHIGRSDDINVVNLHRVPVTLQMRVLETGRLLYVKDEILLADFKEMVIRRYCDFEPDLKSLYRDFDAGLREEFL from the coding sequence ATGTGGAATACGAAGCTGCCGGTGTCAACTCACTTAAAGCAAAATGGGTGTGATATTGTGGTCAGATTGAGCCGCAAATTAGAAAAAATAACCCTTTCTCCCAAGCAATTAAAAAGCATGGCGGATTTCGCGGGCCGACAGGGGGATGTCCTGGCCTTGTTTTTATATGGTTCCTACGGTACGGAGTGGCAAACAGCTCTATCGGATGTTGATCTGGCGATACTGCCGATGCCGGAAACCTCGTGGGACTATAAGCGCGAATTGGAGCTGGTGGCCGAATTTTGCCATATTGGACGGAGCGATGATATCAACGTGGTCAACCTGCATCGCGTTCCGGTGACCCTGCAAATGCGGGTATTAGAAACAGGACGCCTCCTGTATGTTAAAGATGAAATATTGCTGGCCGATTTCAAGGAAATGGTCATTCGCCGTTATTGTGATTTTGAACCCGACTTGAAGAGCCTGTACCGGGACTTTGATGCCGGCCTGCGGGAGGAATTCCTGTGA
- a CDS encoding HAMP domain-containing sensor histidine kinase encodes MNSGHDLREKLRIIGANLSFRHKILALVLAIIIFMGLAMALQTRAVLVTSLGQQLDQRSLATARAVAAQGSELVLTGNLYGLHQMLLDMQASGRDIRYIYIQDSWGRVLSHTFNGGFPVGLLAYNQLPPGKKESQQLLLTDEGVIHDAAVPVFGGQLGVVHVGLSEVGLRQAVFAATTRFVIMITIFSILFIVMAYMLTTILTRPIRELVGATRAVAKGNLDTTVTVSGHDEFSFLAASFNRMLDSLRRSRAEIEELSNLRSELLDRVVTAQEAERRRIARELHDDTGGALTAILLRLKALEDKVQGEKEVARSLAEIRAALGEAMAGLRCLALELRPVVFDELGLTGALQQIARDYSDKFNLKIHLAARGVEKRLPPKAELAIYRIVQEALNNVIKHAEASEVSILLEPRGEALRLIVEDNGRGFDPEASAYRKGLGLFSMRERAALLGGKVIIESTPARGTTIYVDIPITA; translated from the coding sequence GTGAACTCCGGCCATGATTTAAGAGAAAAGCTTCGCATTATAGGAGCTAACCTTAGTTTTCGCCATAAAATTTTGGCTTTAGTCTTGGCGATAATTATTTTTATGGGCCTGGCCATGGCCCTTCAGACCAGGGCCGTCCTGGTAACTTCCCTGGGACAGCAATTGGACCAGCGTTCCCTGGCAACAGCAAGGGCCGTGGCCGCCCAGGGTAGCGAGCTGGTGCTCACCGGTAACCTTTATGGACTGCACCAGATGCTCCTTGATATGCAGGCTAGCGGGAGGGATATTCGTTATATTTATATCCAGGACTCCTGGGGCCGTGTCCTCTCCCATACCTTTAACGGCGGTTTCCCCGTAGGTCTGCTGGCTTATAACCAGCTACCGCCGGGCAAAAAAGAAAGCCAGCAGTTATTGTTGACGGATGAGGGGGTAATTCACGACGCTGCTGTACCGGTCTTCGGCGGCCAGTTAGGGGTGGTCCATGTTGGCCTTTCCGAAGTGGGCTTGCGCCAGGCTGTGTTTGCCGCTACAACACGTTTTGTGATAATGATCACCATTTTTTCCATTCTTTTTATAGTAATGGCCTATATGTTAACGACAATTTTAACCAGGCCGATCCGGGAACTGGTGGGGGCCACCAGGGCGGTGGCCAAGGGAAACCTGGACACCACTGTAACTGTTAGCGGGCATGATGAATTCAGCTTTCTAGCCGCCTCCTTTAACCGCATGCTCGACAGCTTGCGCCGATCGCGAGCCGAGATTGAAGAGCTGAGCAATTTACGCTCCGAACTCCTTGACAGGGTAGTTACCGCCCAGGAAGCCGAGCGGCGGCGTATCGCCCGGGAATTACACGATGATACTGGAGGGGCCTTGACGGCTATTCTCTTACGTTTAAAAGCCCTGGAGGATAAAGTGCAAGGGGAGAAGGAAGTAGCCCGGTCCCTGGCCGAAATCAGGGCCGCTTTAGGGGAGGCCATGGCCGGATTGCGGTGCCTAGCCTTGGAACTCCGGCCTGTTGTTTTTGACGAGCTCGGTCTTACTGGCGCCCTGCAACAAATAGCGCGCGATTACAGCGATAAATTTAACCTTAAAATTCATCTGGCTGCCAGGGGGGTGGAGAAACGCCTGCCGCCCAAAGCAGAGCTGGCCATTTACCGTATTGTCCAGGAAGCCCTGAATAACGTTATTAAACACGCTGAAGCCTCGGAAGTCAGTATCCTCCTGGAACCGCGCGGCGAGGCCTTGCGTTTGATTGTCGAGGATAACGGCCGGGGTTTTGATCCTGAAGCAAGCGCCTATAGAAAGGGGCTGGGGCTTTTTAGCATGCGCGAGCGGGCCGCCCTCCTGGGAGGAAAGGTGATTATCGAATCCACGCCTGCCCGGGGAACAACTATTTATGTCGATATCCCTATAACCGCCTGA
- a CDS encoding stalk domain-containing protein — MKFYIRTAVFILSLLITAMVVIPASAGPGTGVNIYIDNTLLKIPAGDQGPFIENGRTYVPIRVVAENLGVKVDWRAETNQVIITSQDNPPPPPARLNKNTYDVEIVINGTVLSIPPSYGKARITPAGRTVVPLRAVGEALGCDVNWVEATRSVMIESAPYKLLEELASYRSNLRLLDGRVVNSADLPAMGVKAFDAIQLQEFQKAKELLAPYKPEIKLPDGTVIKTAELTIMGKAVLTADQLKAWMARETPRIAEKMRREYGREMLPIPIELVDLYLKIGAEYGIRGDLAFAQAVKETGYFQFTGGVKPEQNNYCGLWATSQPLTGQEPLNGADPQAVKLQPGFYGASFATPAIGVEAHIQHLYAYATNAPLPAGKRLYDPRFNLVPRGTAPTWVGLNARWAVPGTTYGQSIIQDYWQKALQ, encoded by the coding sequence ATGAAGTTTTATATACGCACAGCCGTCTTTATTTTATCCCTGCTTATAACGGCCATGGTCGTTATACCTGCCTCGGCGGGGCCAGGGACAGGTGTAAACATTTATATTGATAATACCTTGCTTAAAATTCCAGCGGGGGACCAGGGACCTTTTATAGAGAATGGCAGAACTTATGTACCTATAAGGGTAGTCGCCGAAAACCTGGGCGTAAAGGTGGACTGGCGGGCGGAGACGAACCAGGTGATCATTACTTCCCAGGACAATCCGCCCCCGCCGCCGGCGCGGCTAAATAAAAATACGTATGATGTGGAAATAGTAATCAACGGAACGGTATTGAGCATACCCCCATCTTATGGGAAAGCCCGGATCACCCCGGCTGGGCGTACGGTGGTGCCTCTGCGGGCGGTAGGTGAGGCCCTAGGATGCGATGTCAATTGGGTGGAGGCCACGCGGTCGGTAATGATAGAATCGGCGCCGTACAAGCTCCTGGAGGAACTGGCCTCCTATCGTTCCAACCTGCGGCTCTTAGACGGGAGGGTGGTAAACTCCGCCGACCTCCCGGCCATGGGCGTAAAGGCCTTCGATGCCATCCAGTTGCAGGAATTCCAGAAGGCCAAGGAACTCCTGGCACCGTATAAGCCGGAGATCAAATTACCCGACGGTACTGTAATAAAAACCGCTGAGCTGACTATTATGGGCAAGGCCGTTTTGACCGCCGATCAGCTCAAAGCCTGGATGGCCCGGGAGACGCCGCGTATTGCGGAAAAAATGCGGCGGGAGTACGGCCGGGAGATGCTGCCCATCCCCATTGAATTAGTCGATCTTTATCTAAAAATAGGGGCCGAATACGGCATCCGGGGTGATTTGGCCTTCGCCCAGGCCGTTAAAGAAACGGGGTATTTTCAGTTTACCGGAGGCGTCAAACCAGAGCAGAACAATTACTGCGGCCTGTGGGCCACCAGCCAGCCCTTAACCGGGCAGGAACCTCTTAACGGTGCCGATCCCCAGGCAGTTAAACTGCAGCCTGGTTTCTATGGGGCGAGTTTCGCTACTCCAGCCATAGGCGTCGAGGCTCATATCCAGCATCTTTACGCCTACGCCACCAATGCCCCCCTCCCTGCCGGTAAAAGGCTCTACGACCCGCGCTTTAATTTAGTGCCCCGTGGCACGGCGCCCACGTGGGTGGGGCTGAATGCCCGCTGGGCCGTACCGGGTACTACCTACGGCCAGAGCATCATCCAGGACTACTGGCAGAAGGCTCTGCAGTAA
- a CDS encoding DUF47 domain-containing protein, with translation MLGLKSSDEQFFKLFEEAAEIIYQGASLLQSMMDKYETIEKRLDELVALEQKGDKVTDKIIDKLNKTFITPFDREDIYSIARELNEIMDSVCSTVEKMVIYEAGRPSARFKEMVNIFVRATDNVKAMVYSIRKIKDNTTAIIDLFHEITKDESLGDKVYRLGVADLFKHGKDAIEVIKWKEVFEQLETSLDRCEKVAKLIRGVVVKYA, from the coding sequence ATGCTGGGATTAAAATCGTCTGACGAGCAGTTTTTCAAGCTCTTCGAGGAAGCGGCGGAGATTATTTACCAGGGTGCCTCGCTGTTGCAGAGCATGATGGACAAATACGAAACCATCGAAAAACGGCTGGACGAACTGGTAGCCCTAGAGCAGAAGGGCGACAAGGTTACCGACAAGATCATCGATAAACTAAACAAGACCTTTATTACGCCTTTTGATCGCGAGGATATTTACAGCATCGCCCGGGAACTCAATGAAATTATGGATTCCGTCTGCAGCACGGTGGAAAAAATGGTCATCTACGAGGCCGGCAGGCCCAGCGCCCGTTTTAAAGAAATGGTGAATATTTTTGTACGAGCGACGGATAATGTCAAGGCTATGGTATACAGTATACGCAAAATCAAGGATAACACCACGGCCATAATCGACCTCTTTCACGAAATAACCAAAGACGAATCCCTGGGAGACAAGGTTTATCGCCTGGGAGTAGCCGATCTATTTAAGCACGGCAAGGACGCCATTGAAGTAATTAAGTGGAAGGAAGTTTTCGAGCAACTGGAAACCTCGCTGGACAGGTGCGAAAAGGTGGCCAAACTGATCCGGGGAGTAGTTGTCAAATATGCTTGA
- the truD gene encoding tRNA pseudouridine(13) synthase TruD: MKLKVKPEDFVVREMARLPLRKHGPYRLYLLEKKGWNTIDLLMRIARVHNLPYRLFAYGGLKDRHAHTFQYVTVEHDADLTTEDENYTFKPVGYLERPMGPDLLEGNEFAITLRSLSAVETSRIKRRIDEVRGFGYPNYYDDQRFGSMDRQMGFMAERLLKRHYNGSLQIYLTGIYPEEKREARERKLFFREHWGDWETCLTRAKTVMENKIFSLLAARPKAYIEALQMIPREELSLYFSAYQSHLFNELVRRVLQDMKLELTAVPGAAGPYLFYRRLERKELAYLRSLVLPLAATHMDFPDERIRGLFTTILAERGIHYGSFNLRRVRQAFFKSTLREAVVFPANLQLQLPEPDELYPGKEKVRLFFRLPRGSYGTMLIKRLTMP, from the coding sequence ATGAAACTAAAAGTCAAACCTGAGGATTTCGTGGTCCGGGAAATGGCTCGTTTACCGTTGCGAAAACATGGTCCCTACCGGCTTTATCTTTTGGAGAAAAAAGGTTGGAACACCATCGATCTTTTAATGCGCATCGCCAGAGTGCATAATCTTCCCTACCGTCTTTTCGCCTATGGAGGCTTAAAGGACAGACATGCCCATACTTTCCAGTACGTTACGGTAGAGCACGACGCCGATTTAACTACAGAAGATGAGAATTATACTTTTAAGCCCGTGGGCTATTTAGAACGGCCCATGGGACCTGACCTCCTGGAGGGGAACGAGTTTGCCATTACTCTGCGCTCTTTAAGCGCCGTGGAGACTTCCCGGATCAAACGCCGAATTGATGAAGTGCGGGGCTTCGGTTACCCTAATTATTACGACGACCAGCGTTTCGGCAGCATGGACCGCCAGATGGGGTTTATGGCCGAGAGGCTTTTGAAAAGGCACTATAACGGTAGTCTGCAAATATATCTTACCGGCATTTACCCGGAAGAAAAAAGGGAGGCCAGGGAACGCAAGCTTTTTTTCCGCGAGCACTGGGGCGATTGGGAGACGTGCCTCACCCGGGCGAAAACGGTTATGGAAAATAAAATCTTTTCCCTTCTCGCCGCCAGGCCTAAGGCCTACATCGAAGCACTGCAGATGATCCCCAGGGAAGAGCTCTCCCTTTATTTTTCCGCCTACCAGAGCCACCTCTTTAACGAACTGGTGCGTCGGGTTTTACAGGATATGAAACTTGAGCTTACGGCCGTACCGGGAGCAGCCGGCCCCTATCTTTTTTACCGCCGCCTGGAAAGGAAAGAACTGGCCTACCTGCGTTCCCTTGTATTGCCCCTGGCCGCTACCCATATGGATTTTCCCGACGAACGAATCCGGGGGCTTTTCACTACGATACTGGCCGAAAGGGGTATTCATTACGGCAGTTTTAACCTGCGCCGCGTTCGTCAGGCCTTTTTTAAATCGACGCTTCGGGAGGCGGTGGTCTTTCCTGCCAATTTGCAGTTGCAGTTACCAGAGCCTGATGAGCTTTATCCCGGTAAAGAAAAAGTACGCCTCTTTTTTAGACTTCCCCGGGGAAGCTACGGGACCATGCTTATAAAGCGGTTGACTATGCCCTGA
- a CDS encoding cupin domain-containing protein — protein MIRRAHELKEEKITGFKGGQGEVTILHILEEDKNEFNGKGRLYARFTLKPGTSIGLHQHSGDFEAYYIIKGQGLVNDNGTETIVKAGDMVLTKNGESHSITNNGDEDLEYMALILYV, from the coding sequence ATGATTAGAAGGGCCCACGAATTAAAAGAAGAAAAGATAACGGGTTTTAAAGGCGGCCAGGGCGAGGTGACTATCCTCCATATCCTGGAGGAAGATAAAAACGAATTTAACGGTAAAGGCCGTCTTTACGCCCGTTTCACCCTCAAACCGGGTACTTCCATAGGACTGCACCAGCACAGCGGCGATTTCGAGGCTTATTACATCATAAAAGGGCAGGGATTGGTTAACGACAACGGAACGGAAACGATAGTCAAGGCCGGCGATATGGTCCTTACCAAGAACGGCGAATCGCATTCCATAACCAATAACGGCGATGAAGACCTAGAATACATGGCGTTAATTCTTTACGTATAG
- a CDS encoding DUF6485 family protein has product MAQCNLEANKNRCTCTYEPCSRKGKCCDCITYHRKYNELPGCLFPPEVERTYDRSIARFVACNSQT; this is encoded by the coding sequence ATGGCCCAGTGTAATTTAGAGGCCAACAAAAACAGGTGCACCTGCACCTATGAACCGTGCAGCCGCAAGGGTAAATGCTGCGATTGTATTACTTACCATCGCAAATATAACGAACTACCAGGCTGCCTTTTTCCGCCGGAGGTAGAACGTACCTATGATCGCAGCATCGCCCGTTTCGTAGCTTGTAACAGTCAAACCTAA
- a CDS encoding thiamine-binding protein yields MFLACQLSLYPLGTAAYTPVIKEAVATLEGSGVEVEVNAMSTIIRGDEEAVWQAARRLFQAAAERGEAVLVMTISNRCGCQTAGD; encoded by the coding sequence ATGTTCCTTGCCTGCCAGTTGTCTCTATACCCCCTGGGGACGGCCGCCTATACTCCTGTAATAAAGGAGGCGGTGGCGACCCTGGAAGGAAGCGGGGTGGAGGTGGAGGTCAACGCCATGAGCACTATTATCCGCGGCGACGAAGAAGCCGTCTGGCAGGCCGCGCGGCGGCTTTTCCAGGCGGCGGCTGAGCGGGGTGAAGCAGTCCTAGTCATGACTATATCCAACCGCTGCGGCTGTCAGACGGCCGGCGATTAA
- a CDS encoding flavin reductase family protein, which yields MNGEITRALGKIACPCGLVGVKYGEKHDVTTVAWFTQESSNPPQVMVALHPDRYVLELLDAAGEFVLTVLADDQENIAAFCGSRSGRNVDKVKELGIATEPAAVTATPRIKDALANLECKVADRFTSGDHVIVTGRVVAAAVNEGKKPLVYYEHKITRWPG from the coding sequence GTGAATGGTGAGATAACCCGCGCCCTGGGTAAAATCGCCTGTCCTTGCGGCCTGGTAGGAGTGAAATATGGGGAAAAACATGATGTGACCACGGTAGCCTGGTTTACCCAGGAATCCTCCAATCCTCCCCAGGTTATGGTGGCTCTCCATCCCGATCGCTATGTGTTGGAATTGCTGGACGCCGCGGGGGAATTTGTTTTAACAGTTCTAGCCGACGACCAGGAGAATATTGCCGCCTTTTGCGGCAGCCGTTCGGGGCGCAACGTAGATAAAGTTAAAGAACTGGGTATTGCCACCGAACCGGCGGCGGTAACGGCCACTCCCCGGATAAAAGACGCCCTGGCCAACCTGGAATGCAAGGTGGCCGACCGCTTTACGAGCGGCGATCATGTTATCGTTACCGGACGGGTGGTGGCGGCCGCGGTTAATGAAGGTAAAAAACCCCTTGTCTATTATGAACATAAAATCACTCGTTGGCCCGGGTAA
- the hepT gene encoding type VII toxin-antitoxin system HepT family RNase toxin — MTVDREKIRQKLQFMRQQLRELKKFQGMDLSQFQSNSLYEAAATRMLQVAIEAMLDLCAHIISREGWGLPKSYVETVELAARNGLIPQQLEDTYKSMARFRNWIVHLYDEIDAVEIWNIIQNHLEDFRPFMEVVIRRYLS; from the coding sequence GTGACGGTTGATAGGGAAAAAATCCGCCAGAAGTTGCAGTTTATGCGGCAACAACTAAGGGAGCTTAAAAAGTTCCAAGGTATGGATTTAAGCCAGTTCCAATCAAATAGCCTGTACGAAGCCGCGGCCACAAGAATGCTGCAGGTAGCCATCGAAGCTATGCTGGACCTTTGTGCTCATATTATCTCCAGAGAAGGGTGGGGTTTACCAAAGTCCTACGTCGAAACGGTTGAGCTGGCGGCCCGCAACGGCTTGATACCGCAGCAGCTGGAAGATACCTATAAATCCATGGCCCGCTTCCGCAACTGGATAGTCCATCTTTATGACGAAATTGATGCTGTTGAAATCTGGAATATCATTCAGAACCATCTCGAAGATTTCAGGCCATTTATGGAAGTAGTTATACGTAGATATCTGAGTTAA